One part of the Lachnospiraceae bacterium JLR.KK002 genome encodes these proteins:
- a CDS encoding farnesyl diphosphate synthase: MDIKAEIAVRTEQIEAVIRAYLPEEEGLQKTVISAMNYSLLAGGKRLRPMLMQETYRMFGGRSKVVEPFMAAIEMIHTYSLVHDDLPAMDNDEYRRGKKTTHAQFGEAMGILAGDGLLNYAFETAAKAFETEPGNARIGKAFQVLAGKSGIYGMLGGQCVDVEMEGKPVTEETLQFIYRLKTGALLESAMLIGAILAGATGSEQRQVEQAAGELGMAFQIQDDILDVTGSTEVLGKPTGSDEKNHKTTYVTLWGIEKGKAEVERLSRHSVELINTLVVKNEFLTNLMLELIQREK; the protein is encoded by the coding sequence ATGGATATAAAAGCAGAAATTGCAGTCCGGACAGAACAGATTGAAGCTGTAATCAGAGCGTATCTTCCGGAAGAAGAAGGCCTGCAGAAAACGGTGATATCAGCCATGAATTACAGCCTGCTGGCAGGCGGAAAACGTCTGCGGCCCATGCTGATGCAGGAAACTTACCGCATGTTCGGCGGCAGGTCCAAAGTAGTAGAGCCTTTTATGGCGGCAATAGAGATGATACATACCTATTCTCTGGTACATGATGATCTGCCCGCCATGGATAACGATGAATACCGGCGGGGGAAAAAAACCACCCATGCACAGTTTGGGGAAGCCATGGGAATTCTGGCCGGCGACGGACTGCTGAATTACGCTTTTGAAACTGCGGCGAAAGCCTTTGAGACAGAACCGGGAAATGCCCGTATCGGAAAGGCCTTCCAGGTCCTTGCCGGGAAATCCGGGATTTACGGAATGCTGGGCGGACAGTGTGTGGATGTGGAGATGGAAGGAAAGCCTGTGACAGAAGAAACACTGCAGTTTATTTACCGCCTGAAAACCGGGGCGCTGCTGGAAAGCGCCATGCTCATCGGCGCCATACTGGCCGGAGCCACCGGAAGCGAACAGCGGCAGGTGGAGCAGGCGGCCGGAGAACTGGGTATGGCTTTTCAGATACAGGACGATATTCTGGATGTGACCGGCAGCACGGAGGTTCTGGGCAAGCCCACGGGCAGCGATGAAAAGAATCATAAGACTACTTATGTGACCCTTTGGGGGATTGAGAAAGGGAAAGCGGAAGTAGAAAGGCTTTCCAGACACAGTGTGGAATTAATCAATACGCTGGTAGTGAAAAATGAATTTCTGACAAATCTGATGCTGGAACTGATACAACGGGAAAAATAG
- a CDS encoding TlyA family RNA methyltransferase, which yields MKERLDVLLVQRGFAPSREKAKAMIMEGNVFVAGQREDKAGTSFDVKAEIEVRGNTLRYVSRGGLKLEKAMKQFQISLADRICMDIGASTGGFTDCMLQNGAAKVYAVDVGYGQFAWKLRQDERVVCMEKTNIRYVTPEDIGDVLDFASVDVSFISLTKVLPPVRELLKDQGELVCLIKPQFEAGREKVGKKGVVRDPKVQEEVIRKVLDAAEELGFGIRNLDFSPIKGPEGNIEYLVHMQKGLNSQEASVDGAAVVALAHKTLDEKV from the coding sequence ATGAAAGAGAGACTGGACGTACTGCTGGTACAGCGCGGGTTTGCTCCTTCCAGAGAAAAGGCAAAGGCCATGATTATGGAAGGGAATGTATTTGTGGCAGGTCAGAGAGAAGACAAGGCGGGCACTTCTTTTGATGTAAAAGCAGAAATTGAAGTGCGGGGAAATACCCTCAGATATGTGAGCAGGGGCGGATTGAAGCTGGAAAAGGCCATGAAACAGTTTCAAATCAGCCTCGCAGACAGAATCTGTATGGATATCGGAGCTTCCACCGGCGGATTTACAGACTGTATGCTGCAAAACGGAGCTGCAAAGGTGTACGCGGTGGACGTGGGATACGGACAGTTTGCATGGAAGCTGCGGCAGGATGAGCGGGTAGTCTGTATGGAGAAAACCAATATCCGGTATGTGACGCCGGAGGATATCGGGGACGTACTGGATTTTGCCTCGGTGGATGTTTCCTTTATTTCCCTTACCAAAGTCCTTCCCCCGGTCAGAGAGCTGCTGAAAGACCAGGGCGAACTGGTATGTCTCATCAAGCCCCAGTTTGAAGCAGGAAGGGAAAAAGTCGGGAAAAAGGGCGTAGTCCGGGACCCCAAAGTGCAGGAGGAAGTAATCAGGAAAGTCCTGGACGCTGCAGAAGAACTGGGATTCGGAATCCGGAATCTGGACTTTTCGCCCATTAAGGGGCCGGAGGGAAATATCGAATATCTGGTACATATGCAGAAAGGTCTGAACAGTCAGGAGGCGTCTGTGGATGGAGCCGCTGTGGTGGCACTGGCCCATAAAACACTGGACGAAAAAGTATGA
- the dxs gene encoding 1-deoxy-D-xylulose-5-phosphate synthase, which produces MVLEKIEEPNDIKKLEESELPVLAEEIREFLIRQVAEHGGHLASNLGVVELTMALHLFFQLPEDKIIWDVGHQSYTHKLLTGRKKGFDSLRQFGGMSGFPKRKESRCDSFDTGHSSTSISAGLGYAAARELTGEDYRVVSVIGDGALTGGMAYEALNNASRLKTNFIIVLNDNKMSISENVGGLSRHLINLRTADAYQGLKTGVTNSLNKIPVYGERMVEQIRRTKSGIKQLLIPGMLFENMGITYLGPVDGHDIGGMLRVFRDASRVDGAVVVHVLTQKGKGYVPAERHPARFHGTEPFHIETGLPLKKRNKANYTDVFSTVMRKLGERDEKVTAITAAMEDGTGLKRFHNMFPERFFDVGIAEEHAVTFAAGLAAAGMKPVVAVYSSFLQRAYDQILHDVCIQDLPVTFAIDRAGLVGSDGETHQGIFDLSWLSSVPNMSVMAPKNKWELSDMVKFAVSYGHPVAIRYPRGEAWAELKEYRAEIVRGKSEVIYEESQIALLAVGSMVKTACQVRENLKKLGYGCTLVNVRFVKPLDRELLERLTASHELLVTMEENVLSGGFGEHAVRYLETEKGPEHVPKFLNIAIEDVYVEHGNVELLRQELGLDAASVTDRITEAMERL; this is translated from the coding sequence ATGGTATTGGAGAAAATAGAGGAACCCAACGATATAAAAAAACTGGAAGAATCAGAGTTACCGGTACTGGCAGAGGAAATCAGAGAATTTCTGATTCGGCAGGTTGCGGAGCATGGCGGTCATCTGGCGTCCAACCTTGGGGTGGTGGAGCTTACGATGGCCCTGCACCTGTTTTTTCAGTTGCCGGAGGATAAAATAATCTGGGATGTGGGACACCAGTCCTATACCCATAAACTGCTGACGGGCCGGAAAAAGGGGTTTGACAGTCTGCGGCAGTTCGGCGGCATGAGCGGATTTCCCAAACGGAAAGAAAGCAGATGTGACAGTTTTGATACGGGACACAGTTCCACTTCCATTTCAGCAGGGCTGGGCTATGCGGCGGCCAGAGAACTGACCGGAGAAGACTACAGGGTGGTTTCTGTTATCGGGGACGGAGCACTGACCGGAGGAATGGCCTATGAAGCCTTAAACAATGCTTCCAGGTTAAAGACGAATTTTATTATTGTGCTGAACGACAACAAAATGTCCATTTCAGAAAATGTGGGAGGCCTCTCCAGACATCTCATCAATCTGCGTACGGCGGACGCTTATCAGGGGCTGAAGACAGGGGTGACCAATTCCCTGAACAAAATACCCGTATACGGGGAACGCATGGTGGAACAGATTCGCAGAACCAAAAGCGGCATCAAGCAGCTTCTGATACCGGGAATGCTGTTTGAAAATATGGGAATTACCTATCTGGGCCCGGTGGACGGACATGATATCGGCGGAATGCTGCGGGTATTCCGGGACGCTTCCAGAGTGGACGGGGCGGTGGTAGTTCATGTGCTCACCCAGAAAGGGAAAGGCTATGTTCCGGCAGAACGCCATCCTGCCAGATTTCACGGAACGGAGCCCTTTCATATTGAAACGGGACTTCCTCTGAAGAAAAGAAACAAAGCCAATTACACCGACGTTTTTTCCACAGTTATGCGCAAACTGGGAGAACGGGATGAGAAGGTAACTGCCATTACAGCGGCTATGGAAGACGGAACAGGCCTCAAACGGTTTCACAATATGTTCCCGGAACGGTTTTTTGATGTGGGAATTGCGGAGGAACATGCAGTGACCTTTGCGGCAGGGCTGGCAGCAGCGGGAATGAAACCGGTAGTGGCAGTGTATTCTTCCTTTTTGCAGAGGGCTTACGACCAGATACTCCATGATGTGTGTATCCAGGATTTGCCGGTGACTTTTGCCATAGACCGGGCGGGGCTTGTGGGCAGCGACGGAGAAACCCATCAGGGGATTTTCGATTTGTCCTGGCTTTCTTCTGTTCCAAATATGAGTGTTATGGCTCCCAAAAACAAGTGGGAGCTTTCCGACATGGTGAAATTTGCAGTCAGTTACGGACATCCTGTTGCCATCCGTTATCCCAGAGGAGAAGCCTGGGCAGAGCTGAAAGAATATCGGGCTGAAATTGTCCGGGGAAAAAGCGAAGTGATTTATGAGGAAAGCCAGATTGCACTGCTGGCGGTGGGAAGCATGGTGAAAACAGCCTGTCAGGTCCGGGAAAATCTGAAAAAGCTGGGGTATGGCTGTACTCTGGTGAATGTGCGGTTTGTGAAACCTCTGGACAGGGAACTGCTGGAGCGGCTGACTGCTTCCCATGAGCTGCTGGTAACCATGGAAGAAAATGTTCTGAGCGGCGGATTCGGAGAACATGCAGTCCGTTATCTGGAAACGGAAAAAGGGCCGGAACATGTTCCGAAATTCCTGAATATCGCCATCGAGGACGTATATGTGGAGCATGGAAATGTGGAACTTCTGCGGCAGGAACTGGGTCTTGACGCTGCTTCCGTCACAGACAGAATCACAGAAGCAATGGAAAGGCTGTAA
- the recN gene encoding DNA repair protein RecN, with product MLVSLHVKNLALMEEAEVEFGNGLNILSGETGAGKSIIIGSINLALGEKAPKEMLREQAEYALVELIFRVENEEQRKLLEEMDIFPENEEIIMSRKITASRSVGKINSETVSASRMRQAAALLIDIHGQHEHQSLLQKKKHLEILDEYGKEQLASKKQLLKQRYQEYQKLLEERQQALSEGEGRERELSFLEYEIQEIEDAALVAGEDEELELSYRKMANSRKIMEAAGTAYEMTGGGGSATEQLGRALRELQTVSDFDPHLEGLREQLEEVDSLLNDFNRELSGYISQEEFDGETFSQVEKRLDEINHLKDKFGGSIEAVLQAKEEKKQKYHRLKDHEAYLAGLEERLEKAEGALQKTSAEVSKIRKKYAKKLVKQVKEALVDLNFLDVEFTMEFQETKGYTSNGTDDAEFLISTNPGESVKPLGRVASGGELSRIMLAIKTILAESDRIETLIFDEIDAGISGRTAQMVAEKMNVIGKNHQIICITHLPQIAAMADYHFLIRKDVINHVTVSNISLLDEQESITELGRMLGGVKITDKVMESAGEMKELARKIKS from the coding sequence ATGTTGGTAAGTCTGCATGTGAAAAATCTGGCCCTGATGGAGGAGGCAGAGGTGGAATTTGGAAATGGACTGAACATTCTGTCCGGCGAAACGGGAGCCGGAAAATCCATTATCATCGGTTCCATCAATCTGGCTCTGGGAGAAAAGGCGCCGAAGGAGATGCTGCGGGAGCAGGCAGAATATGCCCTGGTGGAGCTGATTTTCCGGGTGGAAAATGAAGAACAGAGAAAGCTGCTGGAGGAGATGGATATTTTTCCGGAAAATGAGGAAATTATTATGTCAAGAAAAATTACTGCCTCCCGGAGCGTGGGGAAAATCAACTCAGAAACTGTTTCCGCTTCCCGTATGCGGCAGGCGGCGGCACTTTTGATTGATATTCACGGACAGCATGAGCACCAGTCTCTGCTTCAGAAGAAAAAACATCTGGAAATCCTGGACGAGTACGGAAAAGAGCAGTTAGCCTCCAAAAAGCAGCTTTTAAAACAGCGTTATCAGGAATATCAGAAGTTGCTGGAAGAACGTCAGCAGGCCCTTTCCGAGGGAGAAGGAAGAGAGCGGGAGTTGTCTTTTCTGGAATATGAAATTCAGGAAATTGAAGATGCTGCCCTGGTAGCCGGAGAAGATGAAGAACTGGAGCTTTCTTATCGGAAAATGGCCAATAGCCGCAAAATTATGGAAGCGGCGGGAACTGCCTATGAAATGACAGGGGGCGGCGGAAGCGCCACGGAACAGCTTGGACGGGCATTGCGGGAACTGCAGACCGTGTCGGATTTTGACCCTCACCTGGAAGGGCTACGGGAACAGCTGGAAGAGGTGGACAGTCTGCTGAATGATTTCAACCGGGAATTGTCCGGTTATATTTCCCAGGAGGAATTTGACGGAGAAACTTTTTCCCAGGTGGAAAAACGCCTGGATGAAATCAATCATCTGAAAGATAAATTCGGCGGAAGTATCGAAGCAGTCCTGCAGGCAAAAGAGGAAAAGAAGCAGAAATACCATCGACTGAAAGACCATGAAGCATATCTGGCCGGATTGGAGGAACGTCTGGAAAAAGCGGAAGGAGCCCTTCAGAAAACCTCGGCGGAAGTGTCAAAAATCCGGAAAAAATATGCAAAAAAACTTGTAAAGCAGGTAAAGGAAGCGCTGGTGGATTTAAACTTCCTGGATGTGGAATTTACCATGGAATTTCAGGAAACCAAAGGTTATACATCTAACGGGACAGATGACGCGGAGTTTCTGATTTCCACCAATCCGGGTGAGTCGGTAAAGCCTCTGGGCAGGGTGGCTTCCGGCGGTGAACTGAGCCGGATTATGCTGGCCATCAAAACTATCCTGGCGGAAAGCGACCGGATTGAAACGCTGATTTTTGATGAAATCGACGCGGGAATCAGCGGAAGGACAGCCCAGATGGTGGCTGAGAAAATGAATGTAATCGGCAAAAATCATCAGATTATCTGTATTACCCATCTTCCTCAGATTGCAGCTATGGCAGATTACCATTTTCTGATTCGGAAGGATGTCATCAATCACGTAACGGTTTCCAATATTTCCCTGCTGGATGAACAGGAAAGCATTACGGAACTGGGACGTATGCTGGGCGGTGTGAAAATTACCGATAAAGTGATGGAAAGCGCCGGAGAAATGAAAGAACTTGCCCGGAAAATCAAGAGCTGA
- the spoIVB gene encoding SpoIVB peptidase, translating to MKENGRNRLAKFQKWMVRGSLTAGLCWGIFFSWYSIKEAIPDKIWMEQGKEENFDFHLPITGEMDQEGLEVFGNQSPEVEADRIRLDLNESFSLKSRNQGSYSMSCRLFGLFHIKEVAVEVIEKEQVVPCGIPVGIYVKTDGILIIGTGTVTGSDGMNYEPAENLVKSGDYVKTVNDQVVETREDLIEKINQCQGKSVILGVLRGEEYIQLKLQPVQTSENEYKLGIWVRDDLAGVGTLTFYDEEGDYGALGHPVSDLDTGTKVNMGEGTLYEAEVAGITKGEKGNPGEIAGVITYLDQYRLGTVEENTNVGIYGNLEKIPETVSQSPYYPIGLKQDIEKGEATIISTVSGERREYSIVITDVDYNSENKGILFQVTDGELLSLTGGIVQGMSGSPIIQNGKVIGAVTHVFVQDASKGYGIFIENMIQH from the coding sequence ATGAAAGAAAACGGAAGGAACAGACTGGCGAAATTTCAGAAATGGATGGTGCGGGGAAGTCTGACGGCAGGGCTCTGCTGGGGAATCTTTTTTTCCTGGTATTCTATTAAGGAAGCCATTCCGGATAAAATCTGGATGGAACAGGGAAAAGAAGAAAATTTTGATTTCCATCTGCCCATTACCGGAGAAATGGACCAGGAAGGTCTGGAGGTTTTTGGAAATCAGTCTCCGGAGGTGGAAGCAGACAGAATCCGGCTGGATTTAAATGAAAGTTTTTCTCTGAAATCCAGGAATCAGGGAAGTTATTCCATGAGCTGCAGGCTGTTCGGCCTGTTTCATATAAAAGAAGTAGCAGTTGAGGTAATCGAGAAAGAGCAGGTGGTGCCCTGCGGTATTCCCGTGGGAATTTATGTGAAAACCGACGGGATTCTGATTATTGGAACAGGAACGGTAACCGGAAGCGATGGAATGAATTATGAGCCGGCGGAGAATCTGGTGAAAAGCGGAGATTATGTAAAGACAGTAAATGACCAGGTGGTGGAAACCAGGGAAGACTTAATTGAGAAAATCAACCAGTGTCAGGGAAAATCTGTGATACTGGGCGTTTTGCGCGGGGAAGAATATATTCAGTTAAAGCTGCAGCCGGTACAGACTTCGGAAAATGAATATAAGCTGGGTATCTGGGTGCGGGATGACCTGGCAGGTGTGGGAACATTGACATTTTATGATGAAGAGGGGGATTACGGCGCGCTGGGACATCCGGTCAGCGATTTGGATACCGGGACAAAAGTTAATATGGGAGAGGGGACTCTGTATGAAGCGGAAGTGGCAGGCATTACAAAGGGAGAAAAAGGGAATCCCGGAGAAATTGCCGGAGTTATCACATATCTTGACCAGTATCGGCTGGGAACCGTAGAGGAAAATACCAATGTGGGTATTTACGGTAATCTGGAAAAGATACCTGAAACAGTGAGTCAAAGCCCTTATTATCCCATTGGCCTGAAACAGGATATTGAAAAAGGAGAAGCCACCATTATTTCCACTGTTTCCGGGGAGCGGCGGGAATATTCCATTGTCATTACCGACGTGGATTATAACAGTGAAAATAAGGGAATTCTGTTTCAGGTGACAGATGGAGAACTTTTAAGTCTGACCGGGGGGATTGTGCAGGGGATGAGCGGAAGCCCCATTATCCAGAACGGAAAAGTCATAGGCGCAGTCACCCATGTGTTTGTCCAGGACGCCTCCAAAGGATACGGGATATTTATTGAAAATATGATACAGCATTGA
- the xseB gene encoding exodeoxyribonuclease VII small subunit → MSRTEKKEPSLEETFQELEQIIEKMQDREVTLEESFTLYEQGIHKLRYCNEKIDYVEKKMLVLDEQGELRPFDGPEQETGST, encoded by the coding sequence ATGAGCCGGACAGAGAAAAAAGAACCGTCCCTGGAGGAAACCTTTCAGGAACTGGAACAGATTATAGAAAAAATGCAGGACCGGGAAGTGACGCTGGAGGAATCCTTCACCCTGTACGAACAGGGGATTCACAAACTCCGTTACTGCAATGAGAAAATAGATTATGTGGAAAAGAAAATGCTTGTCCTGGATGAACAGGGTGAACTGAGGCCTTTTGACGGGCCGGAGCAGGAAACAGGCAGTACATAA
- the xseA gene encoding exodeoxyribonuclease VII large subunit, with the protein MTKHVYTVGQVNAYIKNMFDQDFMMNRIYVKGEVSNCKYHTSGHIYFTLKDHTGAINGVLFAGNRKGLSFTMRNGDNVIALGSVSVYERDGKYQLYAREILPDGEGLLYRRFEQLKQELEEMGMFAPEYKQPIPKYIRTLGIVTAPTGAAIRDIQNISSRRNPCVQTILYPALVQGEGAAASIVNGIHALEQLGVDVIIAGRGGGSMEDLWAFNEEIVARAIFECSVPVISAVGHETDTTIADYVADLRAPTPSAAAELAVYDIRELEGLLLSLRLALNRGITDRLERSEERLRQYESRIRLLSPQRRLNEKRQTAADLEDRLRMRMEHVLMQKKHEMELSAERLEALSPIRKLSQGYSFVADEAGRGISDVERLDRGDTLYIHMLNGNVTAEVTEIEREGI; encoded by the coding sequence ATGACGAAGCATGTATATACCGTAGGCCAGGTGAACGCCTACATCAAAAATATGTTCGACCAGGATTTTATGATGAACCGGATTTATGTGAAGGGAGAAGTTTCCAACTGTAAGTATCACACTTCAGGGCATATTTATTTTACCCTGAAGGATCATACGGGAGCTATTAACGGTGTGCTGTTTGCCGGAAACCGGAAGGGCCTTTCATTTACCATGAGAAACGGGGACAATGTGATTGCTCTGGGTTCCGTTTCTGTTTACGAGCGGGACGGAAAATACCAGCTTTATGCACGGGAAATTCTGCCGGACGGAGAAGGACTGCTGTACCGGCGTTTTGAACAGCTCAAACAGGAGCTGGAAGAGATGGGCATGTTTGCCCCGGAATACAAACAGCCCATTCCAAAGTATATCCGGACGCTGGGTATTGTGACAGCCCCCACCGGAGCGGCCATCCGGGATATTCAGAATATCAGCAGCCGGAGAAATCCCTGTGTACAGACCATTCTTTATCCGGCGCTGGTACAGGGAGAGGGAGCAGCGGCCAGTATTGTCAACGGCATTCATGCACTGGAACAGTTGGGTGTGGATGTGATTATTGCAGGACGGGGCGGCGGTTCCATGGAAGATTTGTGGGCCTTTAATGAAGAAATCGTGGCAAGGGCCATATTTGAATGTTCCGTTCCTGTTATTTCGGCAGTGGGCCATGAGACGGATACCACCATCGCTGATTATGTGGCGGATTTGCGGGCGCCCACTCCTTCTGCGGCTGCGGAACTGGCGGTTTATGATATCCGGGAGCTGGAAGGGCTGCTGCTGTCTCTGCGGCTGGCTCTGAACCGGGGCATTACGGACAGGCTGGAACGATCAGAAGAGCGACTGAGGCAGTACGAGAGCAGAATCCGTCTGCTGAGCCCTCAGAGACGCCTGAATGAAAAGCGGCAGACTGCCGCTGATCTGGAAGACAGGCTCCGCATGAGGATGGAACATGTTCTGATGCAGAAAAAGCATGAGATGGAACTTTCCGCAGAACGACTGGAAGCACTGTCTCCAATCCGGAAATTAAGCCAGGGATATTCTTTTGTGGCGGATGAAGCAGGCCGGGGTATTTCAGATGTGGAACGATTGGACAGGGGAGACACCCTGTACATTCACATGCTGAACGGAAACGTGACCGCGGAAGTAACAGAAATTGAACGGGAGGGCATATGA
- a CDS encoding NAD(+)/NADH kinase, translating to MKYFYVIANSGKDRQLKLTEKICSFVAEHGGVCGYQANQGPDGDLFDQEQIPEETECILVVGGDGTLLSAARTMADRKIPLIGVNTGHVGYLCELEADTVISGVERLLTEDTYTVEHRMLLAGRCMTEDGEGEEWRALNDIVIHRCGRLQVVDLIISVNGQYLNTYSADGMIIATPTGSTAYSMSAGGPIVDPKASLLLITPISPHSLNAKSIVLDGEDEITIQVARRNEEQKESLEVSFDGEPVGTLRAGEEIRIKKAQACTRILKLSQLSFLERLRKKLQGYT from the coding sequence ATGAAATATTTTTATGTGATTGCAAATTCCGGAAAAGACAGGCAGTTAAAACTCACAGAGAAAATCTGCAGTTTTGTGGCGGAGCACGGAGGCGTCTGCGGATATCAGGCAAATCAGGGGCCTGACGGAGATTTGTTTGACCAGGAACAGATTCCGGAAGAGACGGAATGCATTCTGGTGGTGGGAGGAGACGGAACCCTCCTGAGTGCTGCCAGAACCATGGCAGACCGGAAAATACCTCTGATAGGGGTGAATACGGGCCATGTGGGCTATCTCTGTGAACTGGAAGCAGACACGGTGATTTCCGGCGTGGAACGCCTTCTGACCGAAGACACATATACTGTGGAACATCGTATGCTGCTGGCAGGGCGTTGCATGACGGAAGACGGAGAAGGAGAGGAATGGCGGGCGCTGAACGATATTGTGATTCACCGCTGTGGCAGGCTGCAGGTGGTGGATTTGATTATTTCCGTCAACGGGCAGTACCTGAATACCTACAGTGCGGACGGCATGATTATTGCCACGCCCACCGGTTCCACCGCCTACAGCATGTCGGCGGGAGGCCCCATTGTGGACCCCAAGGCCAGCCTTCTGCTGATAACCCCTATCAGTCCCCATTCCCTCAATGCCAAAAGTATTGTGCTGGACGGGGAAGATGAGATTACCATTCAGGTTGCCAGAAGGAACGAGGAGCAGAAAGAAAGCCTGGAAGTCAGCTTTGATGGGGAACCCGTGGGAACACTCCGGGCAGGAGAGGAAATTAGAATAAAAAAGGCTCAGGCCTGCACCAGAATACTGAAACTGAGCCAGCTCAGTTTTCTGGAGCGTCTTCGGAAAAAATTGCAGGGATATACCTGA
- the nusB gene encoding transcription antitermination factor NusB, with translation MSRREIREQIFKLLFRAEFYEAEELPEQLQLFLEEPDRKEEKDTLYIQDKFEQILARLSGIDEMINQVAQGWKTSRMGKVDLTLIRLAVYEMKYEEDVPVGVAINEAVELAKSYGTDDSASFVNGILAKLV, from the coding sequence ATGAGCCGAAGAGAGATAAGAGAGCAGATATTCAAACTGTTGTTCCGGGCGGAATTTTATGAAGCGGAAGAACTGCCGGAGCAGCTGCAGTTGTTTTTGGAAGAACCGGACAGAAAAGAAGAAAAAGATACCCTTTACATTCAGGATAAATTTGAACAGATTCTGGCTCGTTTATCCGGGATTGACGAGATGATTAATCAGGTGGCCCAGGGCTGGAAGACCAGCCGGATGGGAAAAGTGGATCTGACCTTAATCCGCCTTGCGGTATATGAAATGAAATATGAGGAAGATGTCCCTGTGGGGGTGGCAATCAATGAAGCCGTGGAACTGGCCAAAAGCTACGGCACCGATGATTCGGCCTCCTTTGTCAACGGGATTCTTGCAAAACTGGTATGA
- the argR gene encoding arginine repressor: MKSKRQAKILEIISKYSIKTQEELSEHLEQEGFHVTQATVSRDIRELKLTRVANGTGQQKYISLREKHTDLSEKYTRIFREGFVSMDMAQNILVIKTVSGMAMAVAAALDAMDCHEIVGSIAGDDTIMCAVRTLEDTESLMKRLRKMTEN, from the coding sequence ATGAAGTCGAAACGCCAGGCAAAAATTCTGGAAATTATTTCAAAATACAGCATTAAGACACAGGAAGAACTCTCCGAACATCTGGAGCAGGAAGGATTTCATGTAACGCAGGCCACCGTATCCAGGGATATCCGGGAACTGAAGCTGACCAGAGTGGCAAACGGTACAGGGCAGCAGAAATATATTTCTCTGCGTGAAAAACATACGGATTTAAGTGAAAAATATACCAGGATTTTCCGGGAGGGATTTGTGTCCATGGATATGGCCCAGAATATTCTGGTGATTAAAACGGTTTCCGGTATGGCCATGGCAGTTGCAGCGGCTCTGGACGCCATGGACTGCCATGAGATTGTAGGCAGCATTGCAGGAGACGACACCATTATGTGTGCGGTGCGTACCCTGGAGGATACGGAATCTCTGATGAAGCGTCTGCGGAAAATGACAGAGAACTGA